The sequence CGACCGGGTCGCCCTGAACATGGGCGTCGAGACGGTCGACGGCTTCTCCGGCCACGCCGACCGCCAGGGCCTGGAGACGTTCGTCCAGACGATGAACCCCCGCCCGGAGACGGTCCTCTGTGTCCACGGCGACGAATCGTCGACCGACCAGCTCTCGTCGGCGCTCTACGAGAAGTTCAACATGCGGACCGTCGCGCCGAAGAACCTCGAGACGTTCCGGCTGGCCTGACAGCCCTCGCCGTCACGCTCGTCCCGCTCCCCTTGAGTCGCCAGTGACCCGACCCCGCGTGTCGTCAGCGACGGGTCGCCGACGACACGCGGAAGACGCGGATGGTGTCGCGGCTGGTGGGCTCGGAGAGCAGCTGGGCGCAGCCGAGGTCGGTGAACACCGCCCGCCAGTCGCGGTGGAAGAGCGGGAACTCGTCGTCGACGCGGCTCACCTCGGCCTCGCCGCGGCCGCGCCGGGGGCTGTTGCCCTCGTTCTCGGCGGTGACCAGCAGGTCGCCCGCGACCCGCGTCAGCTCCTCGAACACCCGCTCGTCGTCGGGGTGGATGTGCTGGAGCGTCTCGACCGAGAAGACGGCGTCGAAGGCGCCGTCGTCGTACTCCGGGAGCAGGTCCTCGACCGCGCCGGTCCGGAAGTCGCCCGTCTCCGCCAGCCGGGGGTAGCGGTCGGCCATCACGTCGAAGGAGTCTGCGTTGATGTCGATCCCGGCGAGGTTCTCGAAGCCGCGGTCGCGGAGGTGGGCGAGGTGGCGGCCGGAGCCGCAGCCGACCTCGAGGATCGCCGCCCCGTCGTCGAGGTAGTAGTCGAACGCGTCGGCGATCGTCTCGCTCACCTCGTTGGGGCCGATCTCGGCGTAGTACTCGGGGGAGTACTTCTCCGAGCGGTCGGCCCAGCCCCGCCTGTTGTCCTCCGGATCCATAGCGGGGCGGTGTCGGTCTCGCAAGTTAACGCCATCGCTCCGCTCGACGCGGGACGCCCCCGGCGACGGGGTCGCGTTCGAATGGGACGAGATCGGGACACGGGGCTGACTCGTGTCGAACGGCTCGTCCCCACGTCGTGCTATCGGGACACGCACTCAAGAAGACCGTGTTCACGCGGATCATCACTGACGGCTCGCCGAGATTCGATCCTGCCGAACTCGCCCGGTCGGCGCCCCTCCCGTTCGCCCGCCGCGTCAGGGACTGTGAGGCCAGTCGCGTTCCGGGACGGCGCCGGGGTCGAGCGTCGGCCGGCGGATCCGTCCGTCGGTCCCGACCTCGAGACCGTGTTCCCGGACGTACTCGACGACGGCCTCGTACTGAGGGCCGAGCGTCTCGACCACGTCTCCCGGGCCGATGGCGGGGAACAGCGTCTCGATCTCCGCGAAGAACTCGGTGGTCGCGAGGGTGTAGGTCCCGTCGGGGTCAACCGGCGCGCCGTCGACGCGCGCTTCCCGGAGTTCCCCGGCCGCGTCGTCCCAGACGACGCTGGCGCCGCTGACGTGGCCGAAGTGCCACTCCGGGAGGTCGTCGGGTGCGGAGGCCAGCGCCAGCCCAGCGAGCGCGTCGCGGAGTCGCTCGCCCCCGAGGCGTATTACAGCGAGATCGGACGAATACGGGACGACCCGGACGAGGTCGAAGGCGGTCACGTCCCCGGAGAGCGGCTCGCGGCGGCGGAACCCGCCGCCCGAGTTCACCGCCACGTCGGCGTCCGCCTTCCAGCGGTGGGCGTCGGTGATCAGGTTCCCCAGCCGGCTCTCGCCCCGCTTGCACGCCGCCATGTCGCAGACGATCGGGTCGTCGGCGGTCCCCGCTACGTCAGCGAGTCCGGTCGCCGCCATCCGGTCGCGGATCGCCCCGGCGACGCCCGGGTGGACGGGCGCTCCGGCTCCCTCGTGGTGGGTCGCAG comes from Halosimplex halophilum and encodes:
- a CDS encoding bifunctional metallophosphatase/5'-nucleotidase, which codes for MPLRVLHYADVEAAYDDPERIGRLAGLVDQLRDDATLVCGGGDDTGPGVLSVVTDGRQSLDFFRGVDPDAEVFGNHDFDHGLDALLSVVADSPQPWLCANATRDGARFGRDAGVEPWTVVEAGGERVGLVGVAHPETAAINPAAAPVEFADPIPAARTALDALRDRGVDRTVVVSHCGDDTALARAVDADLVLGGHDHEPRADRVAGTLVCRPGGEGRTLLEVTFEGNRPTATHHEGAGAPVHPGVAGAIRDRMAATGLADVAGTADDPIVCDMAACKRGESRLGNLITDAHRWKADADVAVNSGGGFRRREPLSGDVTAFDLVRVVPYSSDLAVIRLGGERLRDALAGLALASAPDDLPEWHFGHVSGASVVWDDAAGELREARVDGAPVDPDGTYTLATTEFFAEIETLFPAIGPGDVVETLGPQYEAVVEYVREHGLEVGTDGRIRRPTLDPGAVPERDWPHSP
- a CDS encoding class I SAM-dependent methyltransferase, coding for MDPEDNRRGWADRSEKYSPEYYAEIGPNEVSETIADAFDYYLDDGAAILEVGCGSGRHLAHLRDRGFENLAGIDINADSFDVMADRYPRLAETGDFRTGAVEDLLPEYDDGAFDAVFSVETLQHIHPDDERVFEELTRVAGDLLVTAENEGNSPRRGRGEAEVSRVDDEFPLFHRDWRAVFTDLGCAQLLSEPTSRDTIRVFRVSSATRR